The Mycoplasmoides genitalium G37 genomic sequence GCTCCAAACCCAACCAAACCGATCGTTAAGTTGTTGGACTTTGGCAGATATACCTATGATTTAAAGCGTAAGAAAAGACAAGCCAAGAAAAACCAAACAATCATCCAAACCAAAGAAGTTGTTGTCAAACCAACGATTGCTAAACATGATTTAGAATTTAGAGCAAAACAGAGTAAGAATTGGATAGAAAAAGGTCATCATGTCAAGTTTATAGTCCGTGCCTTTGGCAGGGTTAGCACCAGGATAGAGTTAATTGAAAAGGTGTTTGATGACTTTTACCAGTTAGTTAAAGATGTAGTTGAGATCCAAAAACCTTTAACCGCTTCTTCCAAAACGATGTACGCTGCTCTATTAGTACCTTTAAAAAGATAGTTATGAAAACCAAAAGTGCTGCAGTAAAACGCTTTAAACTCACCAAATCAGGACAAATTAAGCGCAAACACGCTTATACTTCCCACCTCGCGCCCCACAAATCAACCAAACAAAAGCGCCATTTGCGCAAGCAAGCTACTGTGAGCAACAGTGAATTGAAAAGAATTGGTATTTTAATTTAGTTATGCGTGTTAAGGGAACAAATACAACCAGGATTAGAAGAAAAAAATGGTTAAAACAAGCTAGTGGTAGCTTTGGGACAAGAAAAGCTTCTTTTAAGGCAGCTAAACAAACTGTTATCCAAGCAAGCAAGTATGCTTACCGTGATAGGAGACAGAAAAAACGTGAGTTTCGTTCGTTGTGGATCTTAAGGTTAAATGCTGCACTGCGTGCACAAGGGATGACTTATTCAGTGTTTATCAATGAATTGAAAAAAGCCAAGATAGTCATTAACAGAAAGGTACTTTCTGAACTAGCAATTAAAGAACCTAATAAGTTAAATCTGATTATCAATACCATCAAAAAACCAACTAATAAACCAACTGTTGCAAAAACTTAGTAACGTTTTTAAAGTTAAGTTTTGCCACCTGTTTAAACTGTTCAATTTGACTAAAACCGCGTTGTTGGTTAAGAAATAACAACGCTTGTTCAATGCCATGACTACTGCCTTTGGGTAAATCATAGTTTACCTTTTGGTTGAGTAATTGCAGCTGATTAATAAAGCTATCTCTTGCTAAGATAGATGCAGCTGCAATCACCAGTGACTTAGTTTCACCATTAATTAGAAACTGATCAGGTAATAACACTGTTTTATCAGTGAAATTAGTTAGCTTATTTAGATAGTTAACAAATAACTCTTGATTGGCAAACTGGTCAATGCTAATTGTTACTGTTTGTCTTAATAACTGATTTTTTTCCAGTAACTTTTGGTAAAGCTGACAGTGTAAATTGGTCAAAAGTAAATTGGTATTTTTCAGTGATTTTGTCAAATCATTATACTGCTTGGGATCTAATGTAATTGTATGGTGATCCATTACTGTTGTTTGGATCGATTTAGCTAACAGTTTGACAGTGTGATCACTGAGTTTTTTTGAATCAGTTACTTGTAAATTTTCAAGATTAATAAGCTGTTTTTTTTCAATTAAAACAGCACTAACACAAATCCCACCAAAACTATCACCCTTGCCAGATTCATCACTGCCAATTAAATAAAAATCAGCTGGTTTGTAATGTTGCAACTATCTAGTTAATTAATAAAATTATACTTACTCTGATTGATTCTTAATGGCTGAACAGAAACGTGATTATTATGAAGTGTTAGGAATAACCCCTGATGCTGATCAATCAGAGATTAAAAAAGCCTTTCGTAAGCTGGCTAAAAAGTACCATCCTGATCGTAACAACGCGCCTGATGCTGCTAAGATTTTTGCTGAAATTAATGAAGCAAATGATGTTTTATCAAACCCCAAAAAAAGAGCTAACTATGATAAGTATGGTTTTGATGGGGTTGATGGTGAACCTGCTTTTAACTTCCAAGCAGATGTTTTTCAATCCTTTTTTGAAGAGATAGCAAAATCAGGGGTTTTTAACAACCAAACCAATCCTGAACAAAAAGAAAAAAAGAAACGTTACCACTGGTTCTCCAAAAAACCTAAGCAAGAACAACCTGAAATTAACTTAGATCACGTTGTTGAGCAAACCATTAAAAAGGTGCAACAAAACCAAAACCAAAACAAAGACCCAGATGAATTACGTTCTAAGGTCCCTGGAGAGGTTACTGCTAGTGATTGGGAAGCATTGGTTGGTGATACTAGGTATGGGTATTTTGATGAAACAGGGGATTGGAGTTGAAAGGGTTACTTTGATGAACAGGGCAAATGGGTTTGAAACGAACCAGTTGATTCTGAAACCAGTGAGGTATCAGTTGAACCTGAACCAACCCCAGTTGCCCCTGAAGCTAGTTTTGAAGAAGCTCAACCTGAAATTAATGCTGAACCAGAAGCTAGTTTTGAATCAACTCCAACTCCAGAACCAGTTGCCCCAGAAGCTAGTTTTGAAGAAGCTCAACCTGAACCAACTCCAATTCCTGAACCAATCCCAACCCCAGTTCAAGTTCAACCCCTGTTGTTAGATCTCAACCTCTTTACTATCCCAACTAAAGCTACTAAGGATGATCTTTTGTTTGACAACATTAACCTCACTACCTATGAACAAGTTGTTGATTATCTCAACAGTCAAGCAACCCCTAATTTAGCTAAAACCGATGGTGAATTGCAAACGATTGATGGTACCAACCCATTGTTATTAGAACAGTGCAAAAAGATCAAAAAACAAGCAGAACAACTCTTTAAAAAACTCTTTTTAAAAAAACAACTCCCCTTCATCACCCAACCTGAAGTTGTTGAGGAAAGTAAAACCAGTTTTGATGAGAACAACGTTAACCTTGTTTACTTTGAAAAGGTCCCTGAAATCCTTTTCATTAACCAACAACCTAAGGAGGTAAAATACACCCGTCAAGTCTTTGATGGGTTGACAAACAAAACAACTAGTGAAACGATTACACTAGAGATCCAACTCCTCCAAACCCCAAAAGAGACTGTTAGTGCCATTTTTAAAGGCTTTGGTAATGACCATGGCAAGGGCTGTGGGGATTTAAAGATTGTTTTTGAAAAGATTAAAAGCCCCTTTTTTCAAGTCAATGAGGATGGCTTGCACTCTGCTTGCATCATTGACCCTTTAGTTGCTTACAACGGCGGGATTATCGATGTGTTTGGGCCCTACACTAACTTCCAAGTTAAGGTAGATGGGGAGATAGACATCAATGCCATTATGAAGTTTGAAAAACTAGGCATTGCTAAAACCAAGCGCAAGGGCGATCTTTTTGTCCATCTCTATTACAGTAGTGTCCCTAAAAAGAAACTCACCACTAACCCCCAAGTTCAACAGTTCTTAGAACTTTTACAAGCTGAATATGAACTGTTGCAAGACAACATCAAGAGCTTAAAGTACTTTAAAAATAACCTAGTTATCCCCAAAAAGCCACTTGATCAACAAAGCTATCAATACCTCTCCCAAGAACCCATTAGTTAGAATTTGTTAATATGTGTGAAAAATCACAAACAATTAAAGAGCTTTTAAACGCCATTAGAACCTTAGTTGTCAAGAACAATAAAGCTAAGGTTAGTATGATTGAAAAGGAACTGTTAGCTTTTGTTAGTGAACTTGACAAAAAGTTCAAACAACAACTCAACAACTTCAATGAACTACAACAAAAGATCCCACTACTCCAAAAAGCTAACGAAGAGTTTGCTTTAAAGTTTGAAAGGATGCAACGCGAAGCACAAAACCAGATCCAAGCCAAACTAGATGAGTTGAATCTTAAAAATAAAAAGGAGTTAGAACAAGCCAAGAAATATGCGATTGCCAAAACCCTTGACCAACCCTTAAACATCATCGATCAGTTTGAAATCGCGCTTTCATATGCCCAAAAAGACCCTCAAGTAAAAAACTATACCACTGGTTTTACCATGGTACTTGATGCTTTTTCAAGGTGATTGGAAGCAAATGGGGTTACCAAGATTAAGATTGAACCAGGGATGGAATTTGATGAAAAGATTATGTCTGCATTGGAACTAGTTGATTCTAACCTTGCTAAAAACAAGGTAGTAAGAGTCTCAAAATCTGGCTATAAACTCTATGACAAAGTGATCCGCTTTGCATCAGTATTTGTCAGCAAAGGTAATAAAAAATCATAATAACAACTTATGAGTGAACAAAAAAGAAGAACAATCCAAATTGCGATAAGTGAAGACCACTATGAAGAGTTACAAAAGGCATTGGAACTACTTAAAGGGACCCAATTACCCTTTTCAACCACTGTTGAACAGTTTGTGGAGTTAATCTTATCTAACTATGTAGCTACTTCCAATAAGATTAGTAGTTTAGCTAAGAGTGGTTTTGATGTAGCTTCATTGCAGCAAGAACTTGAGAAGATAGGTAACCTTAGTGGGGTTGATGATAACCTCAAGGGTTTTCTCTCAGAACTGTTGAAAACCTCAAGGAATGGGTTTAGTAACCCCAATAAAGATGGCAAAAAAAATGATGACGATAATAACTCGTCATCAAAATCATAGTTATATAAAACTTTAAGTGGTGCCGAATAACAGAGTCGAACTGTTCTCTGATCCTTACCATGGATCTGTTTTGCCCCTAAACCAATTCGGCAGCAAAGCTAATTTCAATTTTAAATTCAAACTTTAGATGAAAAGTAACTACAGTGCAACTAACATCAAGATCTTAAAGGGTTTGGATGCAGTTAAAAAGCGTCCGGGGATGTACATTGGTTCTACTGATAGTAAGGGTCTGCACCACATGCTATGGGAAATTCTTGCTAACAGTGTTGATGAAGTTTTAGCTGGTTATGCAACCAATATTACTGTTACTTTAGATCTCAACAACACCATTACTGTTAGTGATGATGGCAGGGGTATTCCCTATGAGATCCACCAAGACAGTAACATCTCTACGATCGATACAGTTTTCACCTTTCTCCATGCAGGGGGGAAGTTTGATGATCAGTCATACAAACTAGCAGGGGGATTACATGGGGTTGGTGCATCAGTGGTCAATGCCTTAAGTGATCATTTAGAAGTAACAGTGAAAAGAAATGGTCAGATCTACCAATCAGTTTATCAAGCTGGGGGTAAGATCATCCAAAAAGCCAAAAAGATTGGTGATACAACTAGCCATGGTACCACTGTTAGTTTCCATGCTGACCCTAAGGTCTTTAAAAAGGCTCAATTTGATAGCAACATTATTAAAAGCAGGTTAAAAGAGCTAAGCTTTCTGTTTGCTAAACTAAAGCTCACTTTTACTGATCAAAAAACTAATAAAACCACTGTTTTTTTTAGTACCTCAGGACTAGTTCAGTTCCTTGATGAAATTAATAATACTGTAGAAACACTTGGCCAAAAAACACTGATTAAAGGTGAGAAGGATGGGATTGAAGTGGAAGTGGTTTTCCAGTTTAACCAATCAGATCAAGAGACAATCTTATCATTTGCTAACTCGATTAAAACCTTTGAAGGAGGGAGTCATGAAAATGGGTTTTGTCTTGCCATTAGTGATGTGATCAACAGCTATTGCAGAAAGTACAACTTACTAAAAGAAAAAGATAAAAACTTTCAACTTAGTGAGATCAGACAAGGGTTGAATGCTATTATCAAAGTTAACTTACCTGAAAAAAACATCGCTTTTGAAGGACAAACTAAGAGTAAGTTGTTTTCAAAGGAAGTGAAAAACGTTGTTTATGAATTGGTCCAACAACACTATTTCCAGTTTCTGGAAAGAAACAACAATGATGCTAAATTGATCATTGATAAACTACTCAATGCTAGAAAGATTAAAGAGCAAATCAAACAACAACGTGAGTTGAAAAAAAGTTTATCAAGTCCCCAAAAAGAGAAGATCTTATTTGGGAAGTTAGCACCTTGTCAAACCAAAAAAACCAGTGAAAAAGAGTTGTTTATTGTTGAAGGTGATAGTGCTGGTGGCACTGCTAAAATGGGCCGTGATAGAATTTTTCAAGCTATCTTACCTTTGCGCGGCAAGGTGTTAAATGTTGAAAAAATTAACAATAAGAAGGAAGCGATCACTAACGAAGAGATCCTCACTTTAATCTTTTGTATTGGTACAGGGATTTTAACTAACTTCAACATCAAGGACTTAAAGTACGGAAAGATCATCATTATGACTGATGCAGATAATGATGGCGCACACATCCAAATCCTCTTACTTACCTTCTTTTATAGGTACATGCAACCCTTAATTGAACTGGGCCATGTCTATCTAGCTCTTCCTCCTTTATATAAACTGGAAACCAAAGATAGAAAAACAGTTAAATACCTCTGGAGTGATTTGGAGTTGGAATCAGTCAAACTAAAGCTTAATAACTTCACTTTACAACGATACAAAGGACTTGGAGAGATGAATGCTGATCAGTTGTGAGATACTACTATGAATCCAACTACCAGAAAGCTAGTGCAAGTAAAGCTTGATGATCTAATTAACGCTGAAAAGCAAATCAACATCTTTATGGGTGAAAAGAGTGATTTGCGCAAACACTGGATTGAAGCCAACATTAACTTTAGTGTGGAAAACTAATGGATCAAAAAAACAACAACCTCTTTCAAAAGGCAATTGAAGAAGTCTTTGCAGTTAGCTTTAGTAAGTATGCTAAATACATCATCCAAGATAGAGCTTTACCTGATCTAAGAGATGGGTTAAAACCAGTACAAAGACGGATCTTATATGGGATGTTTCAAATGGGCTTAAAACCCACCACTCCCTATAAAAAATCAGCCCGTGCTGTTGGGGAGATCATGGGGAAATACCACCCCCATGGTGATAGTTCCATTTATGATGCAATTATCAGAATGTCCCAAAGCTGAAAGAACAACTGAACAACTGTTTCTATCCATGGTAACAATGGTTCAGTGGATGGGGATAATGCTGCAGCAATGCGTTACACAGAAACCCGCTTAAGCTTGTATGGATTTGAACTATTAAAAGACATTGATAAAAAGTTAGTTAGTTTTATCAATAACTTTGATGATAGTGAAAAAGAACCAACGGTTTTACCAACCTTACTGCCTAACCTCTTTATCAATGGTGCGAGTGGGATAGCTGCTGGATATGCAACTAATATTGCTCCCCATAACACTAATGAACTATTAGATAGTCTTTGCTTGCGAATAGA encodes the following:
- a CDS encoding nucleotide exchange factor GrpE, which encodes MCEKSQTIKELLNAIRTLVVKNNKAKVSMIEKELLAFVSELDKKFKQQLNNFNELQQKIPLLQKANEEFALKFERMQREAQNQIQAKLDELNLKNKKELEQAKKYAIAKTLDQPLNIIDQFEIALSYAQKDPQVKNYTTGFTMVLDAFSRWLEANGVTKIKIEPGMEFDEKIMSALELVDSNLAKNKVVRVSKSGYKLYDKVIRFASVFVSKGNKKS
- a CDS encoding MPN121 family protein; its protein translation is MSEQKRRTIQIAISEDHYEELQKALELLKGTQLPFSTTVEQFVELILSNYVATSNKISSLAKSGFDVASLQQELEKIGNLSGVDDNLKGFLSELLKTSRNGFSNPNKDGKKNDDDNNSSSKS
- the rpmI gene encoding 50S ribosomal protein L35, coding for MKTKSAAVKRFKLTKSGQIKRKHAYTSHLAPHKSTKQKRHLRKQATVSNSELKRIGILI
- a CDS encoding ribonuclease HIII translates to MQHYKPADFYLIGSDESGKGDSFGGICVSAVLIEKKQLINLENLQVTDSKKLSDHTVKLLAKSIQTTVMDHHTITLDPKQYNDLTKSLKNTNLLLTNLHCQLYQKLLEKNQLLRQTVTISIDQFANQELFVNYLNKLTNFTDKTVLLPDQFLINGETKSLVIAAASILARDSFINQLQLLNQKVNYDLPKGSSHGIEQALLFLNQQRGFSQIEQFKQVAKLNFKNVTKFLQQLVY
- a CDS encoding DnaJ domain-containing protein, which translates into the protein MAEQKRDYYEVLGITPDADQSEIKKAFRKLAKKYHPDRNNAPDAAKIFAEINEANDVLSNPKKRANYDKYGFDGVDGEPAFNFQADVFQSFFEEIAKSGVFNNQTNPEQKEKKKRYHWFSKKPKQEQPEINLDHVVEQTIKKVQQNQNQNKDPDELRSKVPGEVTASDWEALVGDTRYGYFDETGDWSWKGYFDEQGKWVWNEPVDSETSEVSVEPEPTPVAPEASFEEAQPEINAEPEASFESTPTPEPVAPEASFEEAQPEPTPIPEPIPTPVQVQPLLLDLNLFTIPTKATKDDLLFDNINLTTYEQVVDYLNSQATPNLAKTDGELQTIDGTNPLLLEQCKKIKKQAEQLFKKLFLKKQLPFITQPEVVEESKTSFDENNVNLVYFEKVPEILFINQQPKEVKYTRQVFDGLTNKTTSETITLEIQLLQTPKETVSAIFKGFGNDHGKGCGDLKIVFEKIKSPFFQVNEDGLHSACIIDPLVAYNGGIIDVFGPYTNFQVKVDGEIDINAIMKFEKLGIAKTKRKGDLFVHLYYSSVPKKKLTTNPQVQQFLELLQAEYELLQDNIKSLKYFKNNLVIPKKPLDQQSYQYLSQEPIS
- the infC gene encoding translation initiation factor IF-3, with product MAQNAKHPSKKEQKPLVNEQIAFNQFTLIDENSTNLGIVKMENALKLAQEKQLDLVLIAPNPTKPIVKLLDFGRYTYDLKRKKRQAKKNQTIIQTKEVVVKPTIAKHDLEFRAKQSKNWIEKGHHVKFIVRAFGRVSTRIELIEKVFDDFYQLVKDVVEIQKPLTASSKTMYAALLVPLKR
- the parE gene encoding DNA topoisomerase IV subunit B produces the protein MKSNYSATNIKILKGLDAVKKRPGMYIGSTDSKGLHHMLWEILANSVDEVLAGYATNITVTLDLNNTITVSDDGRGIPYEIHQDSNISTIDTVFTFLHAGGKFDDQSYKLAGGLHGVGASVVNALSDHLEVTVKRNGQIYQSVYQAGGKIIQKAKKIGDTTSHGTTVSFHADPKVFKKAQFDSNIIKSRLKELSFLFAKLKLTFTDQKTNKTTVFFSTSGLVQFLDEINNTVETLGQKTLIKGEKDGIEVEVVFQFNQSDQETILSFANSIKTFEGGSHENGFCLAISDVINSYCRKYNLLKEKDKNFQLSEIRQGLNAIIKVNLPEKNIAFEGQTKSKLFSKEVKNVVYELVQQHYFQFLERNNNDAKLIIDKLLNARKIKEQIKQQRELKKSLSSPQKEKILFGKLAPCQTKKTSEKELFIVEGDSAGGTAKMGRDRIFQAILPLRGKVLNVEKINNKKEAITNEEILTLIFCIGTGILTNFNIKDLKYGKIIIMTDADNDGAHIQILLLTFFYRYMQPLIELGHVYLALPPLYKLETKDRKTVKYLWSDLELESVKLKLNNFTLQRYKGLGEMNADQLWDTTMNPTTRKLVQVKLDDLINAEKQINIFMGEKSDLRKHWIEANINFSVEN
- the rplT gene encoding 50S ribosomal protein L20: MRVKGTNTTRIRRKKWLKQASGSFGTRKASFKAAKQTVIQASKYAYRDRRQKKREFRSLWILRLNAALRAQGMTYSVFINELKKAKIVINRKVLSELAIKEPNKLNLIINTIKKPTNKPTVAKT